One window from the genome of Dolosigranulum savutiense encodes:
- a CDS encoding multidrug ABC transporter permease has translation MMRFLRLCWFHLKLYMKNSYFVWLPISGTISIFLLQYLGAYASGTLASSNIWLISGTFGMWASTTTAAGSIGFQRYMGTLQYIVNTRIDDRLSVAAAITPASTYGLLAYPVALGMSLLLNVGIHALVIETLLAIISLWLSALVMSLFIAAFFVFTPNAMTYEELIMIPILLLSGLFSLQLVQLPIFSVFQWLLPLATPIKFLLTEAAVFDILPWLSSLVLWSVLSWWLASVLLKRANITGQIGGV, from the coding sequence ATGATGCGATTTCTCAGATTATGTTGGTTCCATCTTAAGCTCTACATGAAGAATAGTTACTTTGTCTGGTTGCCGATTTCGGGGACAATCTCGATCTTCTTACTCCAGTATTTAGGAGCGTATGCGAGTGGGACGTTAGCAAGTAGTAATATTTGGCTGATCAGCGGAACATTTGGCATGTGGGCGTCTACAACAACAGCAGCTGGTTCGATCGGATTCCAGCGCTATATGGGAACGTTGCAGTATATTGTGAATACTCGGATTGATGATCGGTTGTCCGTGGCGGCTGCCATTACACCGGCATCGACGTATGGTTTACTGGCGTATCCTGTTGCACTAGGGATGAGTTTACTTCTGAACGTTGGTATTCATGCATTAGTGATAGAGACACTGTTGGCCATTATAAGTTTATGGCTGTCAGCGCTTGTGATGAGTTTGTTCATTGCTGCTTTCTTCGTCTTTACTCCGAATGCGATGACTTATGAAGAGCTGATTATGATTCCTATCTTATTGTTGTCAGGATTGTTCTCGTTACAATTAGTTCAATTGCCTATTTTCTCAGTGTTTCAATGGCTATTACCGCTTGCGACACCGATTAAATTTTTACTCACAGAAGCAGCGGTGTTTGATATACTGCCCTGGTTAAGCAGCCTTGTGTTGTGGAGTGTTCTATCTTGGTGGTTAGCGAGTGTGTTACTCAAGCGAGCCAACATCACTGGTCAGATTGGAGGGGTTTAG
- a CDS encoding ABC transporter ATP-binding protein gives MNNKIILDVNHLKKVYKQGKEPFVAVDDVSMTIHEGEIVALIGPNGAGKTTTVSMIGGYLLPTSGDVLLEGKSIVKTSSKHKPKIGIVFGGHSGFYGRATLADNLAFFADLVRIPPKEHAREIERVLKLVNLYDVKEKEAHQLSTGMMQRLHIARAMLGNPALLLLDEPTTGLDVEIAKEVRDTIKELAQQGMSILLTSHIMSEIEVLADRIYLIGGGQIKHEGTVADILDLAKVTHIDRPATLEESYLSIAPTLKRGN, from the coding sequence TTGAATAACAAAATTATTTTAGACGTTAATCACTTAAAGAAAGTGTATAAACAAGGAAAAGAGCCATTCGTAGCTGTAGACGATGTATCAATGACCATTCATGAAGGTGAAATCGTCGCTTTAATCGGTCCGAATGGGGCAGGGAAGACGACAACGGTTTCGATGATTGGCGGGTACCTACTGCCTACATCAGGCGATGTTTTATTAGAAGGAAAAAGTATTGTAAAAACGTCCAGTAAGCATAAGCCCAAAATTGGAATTGTCTTCGGTGGGCATTCAGGATTTTATGGGCGGGCAACATTGGCAGATAATTTAGCGTTCTTTGCTGATCTGGTTCGTATTCCACCGAAAGAACATGCAAGAGAAATTGAACGTGTACTGAAATTAGTTAACTTGTACGATGTGAAAGAAAAAGAAGCCCATCAATTGTCGACGGGTATGATGCAACGGTTGCATATTGCTCGTGCGATGTTGGGGAATCCGGCACTATTATTGCTAGATGAGCCAACAACCGGATTAGATGTGGAAATTGCCAAAGAAGTGCGCGATACCATTAAAGAATTAGCGCAGCAAGGGATGTCTATTTTACTGACAAGTCATATTATGAGTGAGATTGAAGTGTTAGCGGACCGCATTTATTTAATTGGCGGGGGTCAGATTAAGCATGAGGGCACCGTTGCTGATATTTTAGACTTAGCTAAAGTTACGCATATTGATCGACCAGCTACATTAGAAGAGTCTTATTTGTCAATTGCACCAACGTTGAAGAGGGGGAATTGA